The following coding sequences are from one Cenarchaeum symbiosum A window:
- a CDS encoding oxygen-sensitive ribonucleoside-triphosphate reductase (COG1328~possible split_gene): MQRGSVTLTVNLVGLREAVFNVLGYENDKAGREILHKVVETAVDVAKKKGKELGDDVRISMTEGGGASRFAVLDGEKYGKNSALKTVETYSEGVVLDSGEQYTAKSDGIAECNRLSKMLNGGLLVMLPLDRDADDGKIREVLERTAGLIARFRPVKPVSICGGCGYKDGRLEGRCPRCKSSNIL; encoded by the coding sequence ATGCAGAGGGGCTCTGTCACCCTGACGGTCAACCTGGTGGGCCTGCGCGAGGCGGTCTTTAACGTGCTGGGGTACGAAAACGACAAGGCGGGCAGGGAGATACTGCACAAGGTGGTCGAGACGGCAGTCGACGTGGCAAAGAAAAAGGGCAAGGAGCTCGGCGATGACGTGCGCATATCCATGACGGAAGGCGGCGGCGCGTCGCGCTTTGCCGTCCTGGACGGCGAAAAGTACGGCAAGAACTCGGCCCTCAAGACGGTGGAGACCTATTCAGAGGGGGTCGTGCTTGACTCAGGCGAGCAGTACACTGCAAAGAGCGACGGCATAGCCGAGTGCAACAGGCTCTCCAAGATGCTCAACGGGGGGCTGCTGGTCATGCTGCCCCTGGACAGGGACGCGGATGATGGCAAGATCAGGGAGGTCCTGGAGAGGACCGCCGGCCTGATCGCCCGGTTCCGGCCCGTAAAGCCGGTATCGATCTGCGGGGGCTGCGGGTACAAGGACGGCAGGCTTGAGGGCAGGTGCCCCCGCTGCAAGTCCTCCAACATACTCTGA
- a CDS encoding oxygen-sensitive ribonucleoside-triphosphate reductase (COG1328~possible split_gene) encodes MEEPKKGPVMQSTSRRVRMIFSVMASPNRIDILRILNSKGPLTYSELKSLAGFRSKKESGKFAYHLRKLLRQSLVALNKSERRYTITNLGKLVLSLARQIEERSIIESGKMYVRTSHETIEEFNSHRIVQSLIREGSLPSELAQKITEEVENRIYKYQTTYLTGSLIREMVNSVLLEHGHEEYRNKLARLGLPPYDIQAMLSSVDDMDSGAEGLLSRTGREVFAEHLLINILPKDVADSHLAGDLHIANPGTWSLLPDTLFVNLREVMEEGLDLGGKLFGASRIPSIKTPDGLSAALSMVIMLVSREASREVILDGLAPLLARHAKGTTGLEERLAGALSAASVVPRHGSDPVTVSFRLQLGTEPKMVSAVIRAYKEYARITPVPRIGLVIDHEKGKLSDVTAELSEIISAGGRVVISRGGASYAGSPPGGTKGQSLSVHLESVSVNLPRLALESNKDETYFRARLALLMKPALSAMAMRKKESPT; translated from the coding sequence ATGGAAGAGCCCAAGAAAGGGCCCGTCATGCAGTCCACATCGCGGCGTGTCCGGATGATCTTCTCGGTAATGGCGAGCCCCAACAGGATCGACATACTCCGGATCCTCAACTCCAAGGGCCCCCTGACATACTCTGAGCTCAAGTCGCTGGCCGGCTTCCGGTCCAAGAAGGAGAGCGGCAAGTTCGCCTACCACCTGCGCAAGCTGCTCCGGCAGTCGCTCGTGGCGCTCAACAAGTCGGAGAGGCGGTACACGATAACCAACCTCGGCAAGCTGGTCCTCAGCCTGGCCCGGCAGATAGAGGAGCGCTCGATAATAGAGAGCGGCAAGATGTACGTGCGGACCTCGCACGAGACCATCGAGGAGTTCAACTCGCACAGGATCGTCCAGTCGCTGATACGGGAGGGCAGCCTCCCGTCGGAGCTGGCACAAAAGATCACAGAAGAGGTGGAGAACAGGATCTACAAGTACCAGACAACCTACCTTACAGGCTCGCTGATACGCGAGATGGTCAACTCGGTGCTGCTCGAGCACGGCCACGAAGAGTACAGGAACAAGCTGGCCAGGCTGGGCCTGCCCCCGTACGACATACAGGCGATGCTCTCGAGCGTCGACGACATGGACAGCGGCGCCGAGGGCCTGCTATCGAGGACCGGCAGGGAGGTCTTTGCCGAGCACCTGCTCATCAACATCCTGCCCAAGGACGTGGCCGATTCGCACCTGGCAGGCGACCTTCACATAGCCAACCCCGGCACCTGGTCGCTGCTTCCAGACACGCTGTTTGTAAACCTGAGAGAGGTGATGGAAGAGGGGCTGGACCTAGGCGGCAAGCTGTTCGGCGCATCCAGGATCCCCTCGATCAAGACGCCCGACGGGCTGTCTGCCGCGCTCTCAATGGTCATAATGCTGGTATCCAGGGAGGCGTCAAGAGAGGTCATCCTTGACGGCCTTGCGCCGCTGCTGGCCCGGCACGCAAAGGGCACAACAGGACTCGAGGAGAGACTTGCGGGGGCACTGTCGGCTGCATCGGTCGTGCCAAGGCACGGCAGCGACCCCGTGACGGTCTCGTTCAGACTGCAGCTCGGGACAGAGCCCAAGATGGTCAGCGCGGTGATACGTGCATACAAGGAATACGCCAGGATAACACCCGTCCCGCGCATAGGCCTTGTAATAGACCATGAAAAGGGCAAGCTCTCCGATGTAACGGCGGAGCTATCCGAGATAATATCCGCCGGCGGCAGGGTCGTCATCTCCCGCGGCGGCGCGTCATACGCAGGCTCCCCTCCCGGCGGTACCAAGGGCCAGTCGCTATCCGTGCATTTGGAATCAGTCTCGGTGAACCTGCCAAGGCTGGCGCTCGAATCCAACAAGGACGAGACCTATTTCCGCGCCAGGCTGGCCCTTCTCATGAAGCCGGCGCTCTCCGCCATGGCAATGAGAAAGAAGGAGTCTCCGACCTGA
- a CDS encoding autotransporter adhesin (COG5295) → MSARPDPGRAIAPQVKVRTVLCIRAPGPGRRLITTLDGACDIMRRGYALGMLLFMVATMTTAPMTTFAAEGDLDSDGILDEVDLCPFVREDYEGEPDGCPSDFVPWYDTDFDGVQDHQDDCPLVKEIYNRFLDGDGCPDSPPGGERVTHDSDDDGFIDTADLCPGQPETFNGLLDLDGCPDDEMMAIDSDQDGVPDTADSCEFEQETYNLFQDTDGCPDAAPEVSSTYRFPDGDGDGIDDRWDQCIDVRENFNGYLDWDGCPDVEAHDAAGAMDTDFDSIPDTADACPTERENFNKFEDEDGCPDTPNLVSMGDSDSDSIPDHLDECPFAAEIYNKFEDTDGCPDNIASDRVTADTDGDGIIDVVDLCPGQPEVINGILDLDGCPDRFDDITDPDGDGIAGMLDECPNEPEKFNMFQDADGCPDTVLVQEPNFVFDDTDGDGIDDRWDQCIDEQENYNAYLDDDGCPDVRGNKASAPLDSDFDTIPDDADQCPTVAERFNGFRDEDGCPDVLILESMGDADLDGIPDNVDRCMLTSETYNKFEDTDGCPDSITVLAPTADTDGDGFNDFVDLCPGQPEVVNRILDMDGCPDAFDDITDPDGDGIAGDFDECPNQPEKFNRFQDDDGCPDSVAVQSTQFNFPDTDEDGVDDRWDQCIGERENFNGYLDHDGCIDIRGVSGGMPSDLDSDGIPDEDDLCPLAGERYNRFQDDDGCPDLEEYETLGDFDGDGIPDDVDECKESPERYNRFQDDDGCPDFVSNGGRVSDTDGDGLNDLLDTCPTQAETINGFEDDDGCPDSGLASTDRDQDGVPDDVDQCPAMPEKYNRYLDDDGCPDSVPGQLAEFSFPDADNDGVDDRWDQCMDEAETPNGYLDRDGCPDVQPSEAPSRIVPDSDLDTIPDDIDRCPDNAETWNDYRDGDGCPDIVPEQQRFAPDGDLDGVIDDLDVCPFNAEDYDGDMDGDGCPE, encoded by the coding sequence ATGTCAGCGAGGCCTGATCCCGGGCGCGCGATCGCGCCACAGGTTAAAGTTAGAACAGTGCTTTGCATCCGCGCCCCCGGGCCCGGCCGACGTTTAATAACAACTCTGGACGGAGCCTGTGATATAATGAGAAGGGGCTATGCGCTGGGTATGCTGCTGTTTATGGTGGCTACCATGACCACCGCCCCCATGACCACCTTTGCTGCCGAGGGCGACCTTGACAGCGACGGGATACTGGACGAGGTGGACCTCTGCCCATTCGTCCGAGAGGACTATGAGGGCGAGCCGGACGGATGCCCGTCGGACTTTGTCCCCTGGTACGACACGGACTTTGACGGGGTCCAGGACCACCAAGATGATTGTCCCCTGGTAAAGGAGATTTACAACAGGTTCCTTGATGGCGACGGCTGCCCCGACTCGCCCCCAGGCGGCGAGAGGGTCACACACGACAGCGATGATGACGGCTTCATAGATACCGCCGATTTGTGCCCCGGCCAGCCCGAGACCTTCAACGGCCTGCTCGACCTTGACGGCTGCCCCGACGACGAGATGATGGCCATCGATTCAGACCAGGACGGCGTACCCGATACGGCCGATTCGTGCGAGTTTGAGCAGGAGACCTACAATCTGTTCCAGGATACGGACGGCTGCCCCGACGCGGCGCCCGAGGTCTCTTCCACCTATAGATTCCCCGACGGCGACGGTGATGGCATAGACGACAGGTGGGACCAGTGCATAGATGTCCGGGAGAACTTTAACGGATACCTTGACTGGGACGGCTGCCCCGACGTGGAGGCACACGATGCAGCAGGTGCAATGGATACAGACTTTGACTCCATACCGGATACGGCAGACGCATGTCCTACCGAGCGCGAGAACTTTAACAAGTTTGAGGACGAGGACGGCTGCCCAGATACACCAAACCTTGTATCCATGGGTGACTCGGATTCTGACAGCATACCGGACCACCTTGACGAGTGCCCCTTTGCGGCCGAGATCTACAACAAGTTTGAGGATACCGACGGCTGCCCCGATAACATAGCATCCGACAGGGTTACAGCCGACACAGACGGCGACGGCATAATCGACGTTGTCGACCTCTGCCCCGGCCAGCCCGAGGTGATAAACGGCATACTGGACCTTGACGGCTGCCCCGACAGGTTTGACGACATTACAGACCCAGACGGCGACGGCATAGCCGGCATGCTCGACGAGTGCCCCAACGAGCCAGAAAAGTTCAACATGTTCCAGGATGCAGACGGCTGCCCAGACACGGTACTGGTCCAGGAGCCGAACTTTGTATTCGATGATACGGACGGCGACGGCATAGACGACAGGTGGGACCAGTGTATAGACGAGCAGGAGAACTATAACGCGTACCTGGATGATGACGGCTGCCCCGACGTGAGAGGGAACAAGGCCTCCGCCCCGCTTGACTCTGACTTTGATACTATACCAGATGATGCAGACCAGTGCCCGACAGTGGCCGAGAGGTTCAACGGGTTCAGGGACGAGGACGGATGCCCCGACGTGCTGATACTCGAATCCATGGGCGACGCGGACCTTGACGGCATACCGGACAACGTGGACCGGTGCATGCTAACCAGCGAGACCTACAACAAGTTCGAGGATACCGACGGCTGCCCCGACAGCATAACTGTCCTGGCGCCTACTGCCGATACGGACGGCGACGGGTTCAACGACTTTGTGGACCTGTGCCCCGGCCAGCCCGAGGTGGTAAACAGGATCCTGGACATGGATGGCTGCCCTGATGCGTTTGACGACATTACAGACCCCGATGGCGACGGCATAGCCGGGGATTTTGACGAATGCCCCAATCAGCCTGAAAAGTTCAACCGCTTCCAGGATGATGACGGCTGCCCCGACAGTGTGGCCGTACAGTCAACACAGTTCAACTTTCCCGATACAGACGAGGACGGCGTGGATGACAGGTGGGACCAGTGTATAGGTGAGAGGGAGAACTTTAACGGATACCTTGACCATGATGGCTGCATAGACATACGGGGCGTCTCGGGCGGGATGCCATCGGACCTTGATTCCGATGGAATACCCGATGAGGACGACCTCTGCCCGCTGGCAGGCGAGAGGTACAACCGCTTCCAGGATGATGACGGCTGCCCCGACCTTGAAGAGTATGAGACGCTTGGCGACTTTGACGGCGACGGGATCCCCGATGATGTAGACGAGTGCAAGGAGAGCCCCGAGAGGTACAACCGCTTCCAGGATGATGACGGCTGCCCCGACTTTGTGAGCAACGGGGGCAGGGTCTCGGATACAGACGGAGACGGGCTCAACGACCTGCTCGATACGTGCCCCACCCAGGCGGAGACGATCAACGGCTTTGAGGATGATGACGGCTGCCCCGACAGCGGGCTGGCATCCACTGACAGGGACCAGGACGGAGTGCCCGATGATGTGGACCAGTGCCCTGCCATGCCCGAGAAATACAACAGGTACCTTGACGATGACGGCTGCCCCGATTCAGTGCCGGGCCAGCTGGCCGAGTTTTCATTCCCTGACGCGGACAATGATGGTGTAGATGACAGGTGGGACCAGTGCATGGACGAGGCGGAGACGCCCAACGGCTACCTTGATCGCGACGGCTGCCCCGATGTACAGCCCTCGGAGGCGCCAAGCAGGATAGTCCCCGACTCTGACCTTGATACAATACCCGATGACATAGACCGGTGCCCCGACAACGCAGAGACTTGGAATGACTACAGGGACGGCGACGGCTGCCCCGATATAGTGCCGGAACAGCAACGCTTTGCACCTGACGGGGATCTTGACGGGGTGATAGACGACCTGGATGTCTGTCCTTTCAACGCCGAGGACTACGACGGGGACATGGACGGCGACGGCTGCCCCGAGTAA
- a CDS encoding nucleic-acid-binding protein (COG1545), with translation MSAKTEFVEQAKQGRVLARRCTSCGFIHLATVYFCRKCGSRGFEDHPIEGRGSIATYTIITVPPAGFEKYTPYAWVVMDLDGSDLRISGFMAGIGSPGDLPVGTPARVAGFDERGIIIEKAVK, from the coding sequence ATGTCGGCCAAAACAGAGTTCGTCGAGCAGGCAAAGCAGGGCAGGGTTCTTGCCCGGAGGTGCACCTCCTGCGGTTTCATACACCTGGCGACGGTCTACTTCTGCCGCAAGTGCGGCTCCCGCGGCTTTGAGGACCACCCGATAGAGGGCCGGGGGAGCATCGCCACGTACACGATAATAACGGTCCCGCCGGCGGGCTTTGAGAAATACACGCCCTATGCATGGGTGGTCATGGATCTTGACGGGTCGGACCTGCGGATATCGGGCTTTATGGCCGGAATAGGGAGCCCCGGCGACCTGCCCGTGGGGACTCCGGCAAGGGTCGCGGGCTTTGACGAGCGCGGGATCATAATAGAGAAAGCGGTAAAATAA
- a CDS encoding acetyl-CoA acetyltransferase (COG0183), whose product MEQVCVLGAGSTKYGKLEDSISDITVQASVDAIDSAGIEPREIGAGYISNVFGVADKQVHLGPVIMSNLGIPERPSLSIESACGSGSASFREAFANVAAGFYDAVLVAGTEKVTHTGTEWTTTYFSYCSDFFYEGQAGASFPGLFASMARAYLNEFKATEEDFARVAVKNHENGLLNPKAHLQKKITIDDVMASAVVASPLKLYDCCPFSDGASSVILCSEKFAKEHGGEYIRVTGSGRGGSSAALQGREQMTTIPSTRIAAEQAYKMAGVGPKDIDFAEVHDCFTIAEIVDTEDLGFFEKGKGVAAVREDATSRGGEIPINPSGGLKSKGHPIGATGVGQVVEVYDQLTGKAGQRTVKGATTGLTHNFGATGASCAVHIFQSV is encoded by the coding sequence GTGGAACAGGTCTGCGTGCTAGGTGCGGGGAGCACAAAGTACGGCAAGCTTGAAGACAGCATCTCCGATATAACCGTCCAGGCATCCGTCGACGCGATAGACAGCGCGGGGATAGAGCCGCGGGAGATAGGAGCAGGGTACATCTCAAACGTATTCGGGGTGGCGGACAAGCAGGTCCATCTAGGGCCTGTAATAATGAGCAACCTCGGGATCCCTGAGAGGCCGTCGCTCTCGATAGAGTCCGCGTGCGGCAGCGGCTCGGCGTCATTTCGGGAGGCGTTTGCAAACGTGGCAGCAGGCTTTTACGACGCGGTCCTGGTGGCCGGCACAGAGAAGGTGACCCACACAGGAACAGAGTGGACCACGACCTACTTTTCATACTGTTCGGACTTTTTCTACGAAGGGCAGGCGGGGGCGTCATTTCCCGGGCTCTTTGCGTCCATGGCCCGGGCCTACCTCAACGAGTTCAAGGCTACAGAGGAGGACTTTGCAAGGGTGGCCGTCAAGAACCACGAGAACGGGCTGCTCAATCCCAAGGCCCACCTGCAAAAAAAGATAACCATAGACGACGTGATGGCCTCGGCGGTTGTGGCAAGCCCGCTCAAGTTATACGACTGCTGCCCCTTTTCTGACGGCGCGAGCTCCGTCATACTCTGCTCAGAAAAGTTCGCAAAAGAGCACGGCGGAGAATACATCCGGGTGACGGGCTCGGGCCGCGGAGGCTCGTCGGCCGCTCTTCAGGGGCGGGAACAGATGACGACCATACCGAGCACAAGAATAGCGGCCGAGCAGGCGTACAAGATGGCGGGCGTGGGGCCCAAGGATATCGACTTTGCCGAGGTGCATGACTGCTTTACCATAGCCGAGATAGTGGATACAGAGGATCTCGGGTTCTTTGAAAAGGGCAAAGGCGTGGCAGCCGTAAGGGAGGATGCCACATCGCGCGGGGGCGAGATCCCAATCAACCCGTCCGGGGGCCTCAAGTCCAAGGGGCACCCCATAGGGGCCACCGGCGTGGGCCAGGTGGTGGAGGTCTACGACCAGCTTACCGGCAAGGCCGGCCAGAGGACCGTCAAGGGGGCCACAACCGGCCTGACCCATAATTTTGGCGCGACAGGGGCCAGCTGCGCAGTCCACATATTCCAGAGTGTCTGA
- a CDS encoding DNA topoisomerase I (COG0551) has protein sequence MAASARTAASPAATAYLPKFSPIEGRTGLFSDVSFAGFDISTPPSNLFINCFNIKAPPVARMAQKNTPAPRRRAGPRHTVRAGRSAAEALKKEIKQYYDANGFLSWSAARKKYVILGTSEPTNGLVRCPECGTGQLVVVRSRTTRKRFLGCSNYYNGCAASAPLLQRAKLRVLKRACPGCGWPIVMFRYSRKQSWTKQCANRECDTRG, from the coding sequence ATGGCGGCCAGTGCGAGGACAGCTGCCAGCCCTGCTGCTACAGCATATCTGCCCAAGTTCAGCCCCATCGAGGGCCGCACGGGCCTATTCTCTGACGTATCATTTGCCGGTTTCGACATATCCACGCCCCCGTCTAATCTGTTTATAAATTGTTTTAATATCAAGGCGCCGCCCGTGGCGCGGATGGCGCAAAAAAACACCCCCGCGCCGCGCCGCAGGGCAGGGCCGCGCCATACAGTCCGGGCGGGCAGGAGTGCGGCAGAGGCCCTGAAAAAGGAGATAAAACAGTACTATGATGCAAACGGATTCCTGTCCTGGTCGGCAGCCAGGAAGAAATACGTCATACTGGGCACCAGCGAGCCCACAAACGGGCTGGTCCGGTGCCCCGAGTGCGGGACCGGCCAGCTTGTAGTGGTCAGATCGCGCACGACGCGCAAGCGCTTTCTCGGATGCTCAAACTATTACAACGGGTGCGCGGCCTCTGCCCCCCTGCTGCAAAGGGCCAAGCTCCGGGTGCTAAAGAGGGCGTGTCCCGGGTGCGGGTGGCCGATCGTGATGTTCCGGTACTCCAGAAAGCAGTCCTGGACCAAGCAGTGCGCCAACCGGGAATGCGACACTAGAGGCTAA
- a CDS encoding amidohydrolase (COG0388), with the protein MARVAVAQLRASTDKDRNLRRIVKYVSEAAAGGAGLVAFPEFMMFYTPPGQTPAELARLAENIDGPFVKSVADAARDYSIEVVGTIYERSPRRGRVYDTSFLLGRDGSLLSSYRKIHLYDALGFKESAKLAPGDRMTVPSGSSVGSLGMLICYDLRFPEAARTLASSGAGVIVAPSAWVQGKNKEDQWITMNRARAMENGCYLVSPAHVGNIYCGRSLVVDPWGGIILDMGKRQGLGYATVSPEIIGEARRAMPLLKSRRTDVYPDFSL; encoded by the coding sequence ATGGCAAGGGTGGCCGTGGCCCAGCTCCGGGCCTCGACCGACAAGGACCGGAACCTGCGCAGAATAGTAAAGTACGTCTCCGAGGCTGCAGCCGGCGGCGCCGGCCTTGTGGCGTTTCCAGAGTTTATGATGTTCTATACGCCCCCCGGGCAGACGCCGGCAGAACTCGCGCGCCTGGCAGAGAATATAGACGGCCCCTTTGTGAAATCGGTGGCGGATGCGGCAAGGGACTATTCTATAGAGGTGGTCGGGACCATATACGAGAGGAGCCCGCGGAGGGGCCGCGTATACGACACCTCCTTTCTTCTGGGCAGGGACGGCAGCCTGCTCTCTTCGTATAGGAAGATCCACCTGTATGACGCCCTGGGGTTCAAGGAATCGGCCAAGCTGGCGCCGGGTGACAGAATGACGGTGCCATCCGGCTCTTCCGTGGGCAGCCTGGGGATGCTGATCTGCTACGACCTGAGGTTCCCCGAGGCGGCAAGGACGCTTGCGTCGTCAGGTGCCGGGGTGATAGTCGCGCCGTCTGCGTGGGTCCAGGGAAAGAACAAGGAGGATCAGTGGATAACGATGAACAGGGCAAGGGCCATGGAGAACGGGTGCTACCTAGTCTCCCCTGCTCACGTGGGGAACATCTACTGTGGAAGGAGCCTCGTGGTGGACCCCTGGGGGGGCATCATACTGGACATGGGCAAGCGGCAGGGGCTCGGATACGCCACGGTCAGCCCCGAGATCATAGGCGAGGCGCGGCGCGCGATGCCCCTGCTGAAAAGCAGGAGGACCGATGTATACCCTGATTTTAGCCTCTAG
- a CDS encoding uncharacterized membrane protein (COG0705) encodes MFPLRDDNPHPPGFKPKLTIAFMAANVGVFIYQAMVAGQFWEFSSPGAASMFYEWGAVPACVTGSSFIEPQGIRMACPDMPYVSLLSSMFMHGGLMHLGGNMLFLWIFGDNIELKFGRAKFFLIYIAWGVGAGLAHILIDPASSTPAVGASGAISGVLGAYLALYPKVRISTFLMMGFFWRMMHIQARWFLPFWLVFQNLLPFFIGGFGVAGGGVAYMAHIGGFAIGFVTGYLYKKSHGAEFTYGTRYGWKNDYR; translated from the coding sequence ATGTTTCCACTGAGGGATGACAACCCCCACCCCCCGGGGTTCAAGCCCAAGCTGACCATCGCCTTTATGGCGGCCAACGTCGGGGTCTTCATATACCAGGCAATGGTCGCGGGGCAGTTCTGGGAGTTCTCCAGCCCGGGCGCTGCTTCAATGTTCTACGAGTGGGGGGCTGTCCCCGCCTGCGTGACGGGCTCGTCCTTTATCGAGCCGCAGGGGATACGGATGGCGTGCCCCGATATGCCCTATGTATCCCTGTTAAGCTCCATGTTCATGCACGGGGGGCTGATGCACCTTGGCGGCAACATGCTGTTCCTGTGGATATTTGGAGACAACATAGAGCTCAAGTTCGGCAGGGCAAAGTTCTTTCTGATATACATCGCCTGGGGCGTCGGGGCGGGGCTGGCCCACATACTGATCGACCCGGCAAGCTCGACCCCTGCGGTCGGCGCATCGGGCGCGATATCCGGCGTGCTCGGGGCGTACCTTGCGCTGTACCCCAAGGTCAGGATCAGCACGTTCCTGATGATGGGCTTTTTCTGGAGGATGATGCACATACAGGCCCGGTGGTTCCTCCCATTCTGGCTGGTATTCCAGAACCTGCTGCCGTTCTTCATAGGCGGCTTTGGCGTGGCCGGCGGGGGCGTCGCGTACATGGCCCACATAGGGGGCTTTGCCATAGGCTTTGTGACCGGCTACCTGTACAAGAAATCGCACGGGGCGGAGTTCACGTACGGGACCAGGTACGGGTGGAAGAACGACTACCGGTGA
- a CDS encoding uncharacterized protein conserved in archaea (COG3398) — MQIMEVITKNPGIKFREIMRATGLKNGVLSHHLGKMERSGTVQAVREPRQTRFYPLEISESESKIIKSLRRGTPRKILRSLMLNKEGLEFGEIVNESSKSPSTVSLYLSRMVDDGVVQVALENRKKRYFISERASVDRLIEDYHPGMLDAPAGGIEDIINVL, encoded by the coding sequence GTGCAGATAATGGAGGTAATAACAAAGAACCCGGGCATAAAGTTCCGCGAGATAATGCGGGCAACGGGGCTCAAGAACGGCGTGCTGAGCCACCACCTGGGAAAAATGGAGCGCTCGGGGACGGTCCAGGCGGTAAGGGAGCCGCGCCAGACGCGCTTTTACCCGCTGGAGATCTCGGAATCAGAATCCAAGATAATAAAGAGCCTGAGAAGGGGCACGCCGCGCAAGATACTCCGCAGCCTGATGCTCAACAAGGAGGGCCTGGAGTTCGGCGAGATAGTAAATGAATCGTCAAAGTCCCCGTCGACAGTCTCGCTGTACCTGTCGCGCATGGTCGATGACGGCGTGGTCCAGGTCGCCCTGGAGAACCGCAAAAAGAGGTATTTCATCAGCGAGAGGGCAAGCGTCGACAGGCTGATAGAGGACTACCATCCGGGAATGCTCGACGCGCCGGCTGGCGGAATAGAGGATATCATCAACGTGTTATAG